Proteins from a genomic interval of Gossypium hirsutum isolate 1008001.06 chromosome A09, Gossypium_hirsutum_v2.1, whole genome shotgun sequence:
- the LOC107888841 gene encoding protein SPA1-RELATED 2 isoform X1: MSYICRLSPNFAPRGGLSNASRTQFSNFGSSHSSNSAQHQSVSVNEQLEEKWYASPEEINEGVCTILSNIYSLGVLLFELLCQFESERAHAAAMLDLCHRIFPLTFLSENLKEAGFCLRLLHPEPSLRPTTRDILQSKVLNRFQEVFAEELSSSINRDDTESELLLHFRDDTVVISFARSVDDGRDAQAMRLKEFFADPSHFPVDQISRHKSLGVVDPQNLLEEKEAIEEKLALSDYELRLAREDVMKLKTELQRKVDLLRDKLSSKFSYLFDI, from the exons ATGAGTTACATCTGCAGACTGTCTCCCAACTTTGCTCCAAGAGGAG GACTGAGCAATGCCTCCCGTACACAATTTAGCAATTTTGGAAGCTCTCATTCTTCTAATTCAGCTCAGCATCAGTCAGTCTCTGTGAATGAGCAGTTGGAAGAGAAGTGGTATGCTAGTCCAGAGGAAATCAATGAAGGTGTTTGCACAATTTTATCTAATATATACAGTTTGGGTGTGCTGCTTTTTGAG TtgctttgtcaatttgaatctgaGAGAGCACATGCTGCTGCAATGTTGGATCTATGCCATAGGATTTTTCCTCTAACTTTTCTATCAGAAAATCTCAAGGAAGCTGGATTTTGTCTTAGACTACTTCACCCAGAACCTTCTTTGCGCCCAACAACGAG GGATATCCTACAATCCAAAGTACTTAATAGATTCCAAGAAGTATTTGCAGAAGAACTGTCGTCATCCATTAACCGAGATGATACTGAATcagaattattattgcatttcCGAGATGATACTGTCGTCATCTCATTTG CTAGATCTGTTGATGATGGTCGTGATGCTCAAGCTATGCGTCTAAAGGAATTCTTCGCCGATCCTTCTCATTTTCCTGTTGATCAGATCTCTCGCCACAAATCTCTTGGAG TTGTAGACCCTCAAAATTTGCTAGAAGAGAAAGAAGCAATAGAAGAAAAATTAGCACTTAGTGACTATGAATTACGGTTAGCTCGAGAAGATGTTATGAAACTGAAGACTGAGTTACAAAGGAAAGTAGATCTCCTTCGGGATAAATTGAGTagtaaattttcttatttatttgatatttga
- the LOC107888841 gene encoding protein SPA1-RELATED 2 isoform X3 translates to MSYICRLSPNFAPRGGLSNASRTQFSNFGSSHSSNSAQHQSVSVNEQLEEKWYASPEEINEGVCTILSNIYSLGVLLFELLCQFESERAHAAAMLDLCHRIFPLTFLSENLKEAGFCLRLLHPEPSLRPTTRDILQSKVLNRFQEVFAEELSSSINRDDTESELLLHFRDDTVVISFAMRLKEFFADPSHFPVDQISRHKSLGVVDPQNLLEEKEAIEEKLALSDYELRLAREDVMKLKTELQRKVDLLRDKLSSKFSYLFDI, encoded by the exons ATGAGTTACATCTGCAGACTGTCTCCCAACTTTGCTCCAAGAGGAG GACTGAGCAATGCCTCCCGTACACAATTTAGCAATTTTGGAAGCTCTCATTCTTCTAATTCAGCTCAGCATCAGTCAGTCTCTGTGAATGAGCAGTTGGAAGAGAAGTGGTATGCTAGTCCAGAGGAAATCAATGAAGGTGTTTGCACAATTTTATCTAATATATACAGTTTGGGTGTGCTGCTTTTTGAG TtgctttgtcaatttgaatctgaGAGAGCACATGCTGCTGCAATGTTGGATCTATGCCATAGGATTTTTCCTCTAACTTTTCTATCAGAAAATCTCAAGGAAGCTGGATTTTGTCTTAGACTACTTCACCCAGAACCTTCTTTGCGCCCAACAACGAG GGATATCCTACAATCCAAAGTACTTAATAGATTCCAAGAAGTATTTGCAGAAGAACTGTCGTCATCCATTAACCGAGATGATACTGAATcagaattattattgcatttcCGAGATGATACTGTCGTCATCTCATTTG CTATGCGTCTAAAGGAATTCTTCGCCGATCCTTCTCATTTTCCTGTTGATCAGATCTCTCGCCACAAATCTCTTGGAG TTGTAGACCCTCAAAATTTGCTAGAAGAGAAAGAAGCAATAGAAGAAAAATTAGCACTTAGTGACTATGAATTACGGTTAGCTCGAGAAGATGTTATGAAACTGAAGACTGAGTTACAAAGGAAAGTAGATCTCCTTCGGGATAAATTGAGTagtaaattttcttatttatttgatatttga
- the LOC107888841 gene encoding uncharacterized protein isoform X2, which produces MDVFTGLSNASRTQFSNFGSSHSSNSAQHQSVSVNEQLEEKWYASPEEINEGVCTILSNIYSLGVLLFELLCQFESERAHAAAMLDLCHRIFPLTFLSENLKEAGFCLRLLHPEPSLRPTTRDILQSKVLNRFQEVFAEELSSSINRDDTESELLLHFRDDTVVISFARSVDDGRDAQAMRLKEFFADPSHFPVDQISRHKSLGVVDPQNLLEEKEAIEEKLALSDYELRLAREDVMKLKTELQRKVDLLRDKLSSKFSYLFDI; this is translated from the exons ATGGATGTATTTACAGGACTGAGCAATGCCTCCCGTACACAATTTAGCAATTTTGGAAGCTCTCATTCTTCTAATTCAGCTCAGCATCAGTCAGTCTCTGTGAATGAGCAGTTGGAAGAGAAGTGGTATGCTAGTCCAGAGGAAATCAATGAAGGTGTTTGCACAATTTTATCTAATATATACAGTTTGGGTGTGCTGCTTTTTGAG TtgctttgtcaatttgaatctgaGAGAGCACATGCTGCTGCAATGTTGGATCTATGCCATAGGATTTTTCCTCTAACTTTTCTATCAGAAAATCTCAAGGAAGCTGGATTTTGTCTTAGACTACTTCACCCAGAACCTTCTTTGCGCCCAACAACGAG GGATATCCTACAATCCAAAGTACTTAATAGATTCCAAGAAGTATTTGCAGAAGAACTGTCGTCATCCATTAACCGAGATGATACTGAATcagaattattattgcatttcCGAGATGATACTGTCGTCATCTCATTTG CTAGATCTGTTGATGATGGTCGTGATGCTCAAGCTATGCGTCTAAAGGAATTCTTCGCCGATCCTTCTCATTTTCCTGTTGATCAGATCTCTCGCCACAAATCTCTTGGAG TTGTAGACCCTCAAAATTTGCTAGAAGAGAAAGAAGCAATAGAAGAAAAATTAGCACTTAGTGACTATGAATTACGGTTAGCTCGAGAAGATGTTATGAAACTGAAGACTGAGTTACAAAGGAAAGTAGATCTCCTTCGGGATAAATTGAGTagtaaattttcttatttatttgatatttga